The genomic interval CATTGGGAATGTATGTTGGAAATGCACTCTAGAAATATACTTTGGGAATTCCCCTTTTTAGGCACATTGGGAATGTACGTTGGGAATGGGATGTATATTTCCTTACCAAGTATTTTCAGTTGCAGCGTCCTGCTCGCTTGATAGTCATATTCGACTTTGGGATTTAGAAGTTGGTAAACAAATGAGGTCAATAGAAGCTGGACCAGGTCagataataaatttgttttcaagtcaattttttattcaactaatttttataatttataactaGCATTTTATTGATGATTAAAATAAATCCATATTTTTTATAGTGGATGCATGGACATTATCCTTTTCACCTGATGGCCGTTACCTAGCAACGGGAAGTCATActggaaaaattaatttatttaatgttgAAACTGGTAAAAAAGAACCTCCATTAGATACGAGAGGAAAGTTTACACTGAGCGTTGCCTATGTAAGTATTGtaccaaaacaaataaaagaagtgGTCCCAAAAGTGGTCTATAATTGGAGGtactattattttgttttttagagTCCAGATGGGAAATACTTAGCAAGTGGAGCAATTGATGGAATTATAAATGTGTTTGATATTCAAACAGGGAAACTCCTACACACTATTGAAGGTAAGTTTGTGTCCCCacaaattttttatttctaatacAATTTATTAAGTTATTTCATAAATCctgtaatataaaatgtaattaatttttcacatttttcatTTCAGCTCATGCGATGCCAATCAGGTCTCTCTGTTTCTCACCAGACTCTCAACTTCTAGCGACTGCATCGGACGatggacaaataaaaatatatgatgtgTATGTTGTGTATTCAAATTATTTACTGAACTATCTTTGTATGGATACAATTTGTAAACTCTCTCTCATTAAAAAGAACTATATTATTTAAGTATATTAAACAAAGCTACAGTATTCTGTAATATGTTACTAATTGTTTTACAGTGAGCATGCCAATCTCACAAGTTCTCTGTCTGGTCATGGCTCATGGGTTCTAAGTGTTCATTTTTGTCCTGACAACACACATCTTGTATCTAGGTAGGTACACAAAAAACTACTACCATTTGACCATGTAAACAGATGTTTAGCAATTAAAAGTATGATGTAAACCGttctacattttattatttgacaaaataccaactattaagctctgtctacactatcaaactttatgtgacatgatgatgttatatcaccaccatatttggtcatCACACTtatttgtcatataaagtttgatagtgtagaaaaacCTTTACTTTTGTACTTCCTTAATTACTTGTACAATAGTTATAGTAGTACACAATATAGTTTTGAATATTTTGTTCAAAATATCCCAACATATTGATACGTCcctttttgttgtattttttcagtTCTTCAGATAAGACAGTTAAAGTTTGGGATTCCACATCAAAACAATGCGTAGCAACATTCCAAGATCATTATGATCAGGTAGgtaacgaattaaaaaaataaatttgaataatcaaataaattttaTCAGAAAACTGTTCTCTTGAATAAGCTTACAAACATAGAAAATGACTTGGTTTGGTTTGTTTTTCGTTTCAGGTGTGGCAAGCCAAGTATAACGGAAATGGATCAAAGATCGTTTCTGTGTCAGACGACAAAGCTGTGCACGT from Antedon mediterranea chromosome 5, ecAntMedi1.1, whole genome shotgun sequence carries:
- the LOC140050121 gene encoding uncharacterized protein; translated protein: MYSVLFKCEQAHDDSIWSVAWMRSEKDNVENIVTGSVDDLVKCWTWENDELKLKWTLEGHQLGVVSVDINPSGNIAASCSLDSHIRLWDLEVGKQMRSIEAGPVDAWTLSFSPDGRYLATGSHTGKINLFNVETGKKEPPLDTRGKFTLSVAYSPDGKYLASGAIDGIINVFDIQTGKLLHTIEAHAMPIRSLCFSPDSQLLATASDDGQIKIYDVEHANLTSSLSGHGSWVLSVHFCPDNTHLVSSSSDKTVKVWDSTSKQCVATFQDHYDQVWQAKYNGNGSKIVSVSDDKAVHVYECPI